DNA from Devosia yakushimensis:
CTTGGGCTCAGGCAATGTGCAGGTCTGCACGGCGGCCATGACCTATGGCTTCAAGATCGTTGAAGAAATGATTTCGGGCCTCTCCAACTGGATGGACGAAAAGGGCCACAAAGACCTCGACGCCATTACCGGCCGCGCCGTGCGCAATGTCACCGATTGGCAATATCTCGATCTCGAATATATCGCCAAAGCCAAGATCGATCAGGACCTCTGCATCAAATGCGGCCGCTGCCACATTGCCTGCGAGGACACCTCGCACCAGGCGATCAGCAAGGAAAAGGACGGCAAGCGCTATTTCGAGGTGATGAACGACGAATGCGTCGGCTGCAATCTCTGCGTCAATGTCTGCCCGGTGGACGATTGCATCACCATGGAAGCCTTGCCCGTCGGGACGGTCGACGAACGCACCGGCCGCATCGTCACCGGCAAATACGCCAACTGGACCAGCCATCCGAACAATCCGATGTCCAAGCCGGCCGTGGAGCCGGCGGAATAGGGAGCGGGCCTCCTCTGTGGGCGCGTGTTTGCTCTGGACGCATCAAAACCACGATGTCATCCCGGCGCAGGCCGGGATCCATGCTGAAGGCCATCAGCACCGCCCAGTGTTGGGAGAGGGCACAGCATGGATTCCGGCCGGAGCCTGTCCTCGGGCGCGAAGCGTCCCGGGGGCCGGAATGACCCGGTGGGTGGATACGAGTCCCAGGCCAATATTGCTCCTTTGATCGGCGCTCTCTATCGGAGAGGGCTCACAAACTTATCCCCTCCCCACCCAACCGATTTAATCTCGCCAACACCGGCAATGATTTGGGTCATCCTGTCGAATTCTGTCAGCACCACTCGTCATAGGAGCAGCATCCAACTGACCTTACGATAGGATCCTGCCATGCCGACCGATCTGACCTCGACGCTTATCCTGCTGGCCCGCCTGCTGCTGGGCGGCGCTTTTCTGATTTTTGGCCTCCGCAATATCGCCAACGTAGGCCCGCTGACCGCCGGCCTGACCGCGCGCGGCCTGCCCTTGCCTCGCATCGCCGCCATTATCGGTGTGGGGCTGCAGATCGTTGGTGGCGCGCTGACGGCGATCGGGCCACTCGGCGCCTGGGGCGGCGCTGGCCTCATCGTTTTCGTGGTGCTAGCCACGGTGTTGTTTCACAATTTCTGGGACTATGAGGGCGCCGACCGCGCCAGCCACGTCACGGCAAATATCATGAATGCCGGCCTGATCGGCGCATTCCTTCTGGTCATCGCGGTCAGTCTCTAGCCAAACTATTCAATTTTGAATGGATGGCGATCAATATTTGCGAAATTACTTCGTTCTTGAATGGTCGTAGGACCGAAGCAATTCAACAGAGGTTTTCGCCATGACCAACAAGATTGCTTCTTCCGGCCAATACGCGATAGCCGGCGCCGTGCTGCTGCAACGGCTCGAAGGCCTTGCCGCGCTGGGTCTGGGCGTTGCGGCCTATGCCTGGCTCGGCCAGTCCTGGTTGATCTTCGCCCTGCTGTTCCTCGTGCCCGATATCACCATGCTGGGCTATCTCCGGTCCGCCCGGTTTGGTGCGCTGACCTATAATCTGGGGCACACCTATATGGCGCCCGCCCTGCTGGCGCTGGCCGGCCTGGCTGCCGGTCCGCTGGCCTATGGCCTCGCCGCCATCTGGGTGGCCCATATCGGTTTCGACCGGACGCTGGGCTACGGCCTCAAGCTCGAAAGCTTCGAGGCCACCCATCTTGGCCCGATCGGCAAGGCGCGTAAGGGCCGCTAGATCAAGGTTTTGCCACGCGATAATCCATATGGGTCGTGAGCCGCGTCGCGCGGGCGCCAATGGGTTCGAGCGTCGCAGTCAGCCCATCCCACAGCCGCTCGCCCTGGCCCAGCACTACCGGCGCGATCT
Protein-coding regions in this window:
- a CDS encoding DoxX family protein, with translation MPTDLTSTLILLARLLLGGAFLIFGLRNIANVGPLTAGLTARGLPLPRIAAIIGVGLQIVGGALTAIGPLGAWGGAGLIVFVVLATVLFHNFWDYEGADRASHVTANIMNAGLIGAFLLVIAVSL
- a CDS encoding DUF4260 family protein, which codes for MTNKIASSGQYAIAGAVLLQRLEGLAALGLGVAAYAWLGQSWLIFALLFLVPDITMLGYLRSARFGALTYNLGHTYMAPALLALAGLAAGPLAYGLAAIWVAHIGFDRTLGYGLKLESFEATHLGPIGKARKGR